Below is a window of Planctomycetes bacterium MalM25 DNA.
CTGGCCGACGGCGGGATCGACCGGGTCTGGTTCTGGGACCGCCGCGGGCTCGGGCTGGCGCGGCTGTACTCTGAGTGCGAATTCGCCGAAGCGTTCTCGGACGAGAAGCTCGGGCCGGACGGGCTGGTGGTTCGATCCGAGGACTTCCGTCATCGGTTGGGGGCGAGCCGGCGGGCGGTGAAAGTCGCGTTGCTCGATCAGCGCGCGGTGGCGGGCATCGGCAACATCTACGCGGCCGAGATCCTCCACGCCGCCGAGGTCCACCCGGCGGCCCGCTGCGACTTGCTCTCGGGGAAGCAGTGGGAACGGATCGCGGAGACGACCCGCTCGATCCTCGCGGAGGCGATCCGCTACGAGGGCTCGTCGCTCGGCGACGGGACCTACCGCAACAAGCTCAACCAGGACGGCAGCTACCAACTCCACCACCGCGTTTACGGCCGGGAAGGAGAGCCGTGCCCCCGCTGCGGCGCCGGGGTGCAGAAGGTCGTCCAAGCGCAGCGTTCGACGTTCTTCTGCCAGGCGTGCCAGAAACGTCGCTGAGAGGAATACGACAAGAGGCCGCGGATTGCTCCACGGCCTCTCGGGTCGATCTTGCCGTGGGTGTCCCGACTCACGGGGCGATCGAGTGGTAGGCGATCGAGCTCTTGCCCATGCCGTTCGGGTAGTCGGTGCGGTGCGAGACCTGCTGGCCGCCGTGGTTGTAGTTGATGGTGGTGGTCGTCACGCCGCCGCCGCGGGGATGGCCAACCGGCCGGAAGACGGTCGTCGGGACTTCGACCTCGACCGGCACGGTGTAGGTCACTTCGCGTTGCCGCGGGACCATGACGGTGTAAGTCCGCCCGTCCGGGTGGATCTGGGTCTTGGGGACCATCTCGGTGACGACGCGGGTGCGGACCTCCTCGACCATCTTCGTTCGCTTGACCACCCGCGGCTGCACGGCGGGGCGGGTGGTGACGGGGCGCCAGTCGCCAACAGGCTGCCAATCGCCGGCGGGCTGCCAGCCGCCGCCGGCTGGAGTCCAACCCGAGTGGGTAACAACCTGACGATGGTTCCGCACGCGGTTCCCACCGATCGAGACGTTGAAGCTCTTCCCTTTGCCGTTGTTCATGCCGAAGGAGATCTGAGCTTGGGCCGAGTTGGCAACGCCCAGCGACAGGGCGGCGAGGGCGGCGACGAGCGTGAGGCGAGTGAGCGGCGAGCGGGTCATGGTCGTTTCTCGTTTAGGTGGAGCGGCTGGCGGCCGCGTGCTTTTTTGGCGTCCGGCGTTTGCCGGCTTCTACAGGGGGAAACGCCCCGGCGCCGGGGCGCGCACGCGAACTTCTGGAAAAACCTGAAACCGCCGAAATCCGACGGGGTTTCTAGGGAACGGGCCCGATACGGGGGGAGTCGTGGTCCCCACGCATCGCCCTCCTCGCGTAGAATGGTGGCTCCCGATCCCCTCCTCTCCTCAGAGACTTGGCCATGCCGACGCCGAACCCGAGCGTGAACCGCCGTGACTTCCTCGCCGCCACCGCCGCGGGGGCGGGGCTGGCGGCGTTGCCGACAGGCACGGTCTGGGCCAAGCCGACGGCGACCACCGCGGTCGCCACGCCCGAGTCGCTGGTGAAGCTGTTGCACGAGTCGTTTAGCCCACGGCAGCGCGAAACGCTCTGCTTCGCCTGGGACGCCAAGGGCCCCGGCGGCGGGCCGCTCCGCCGGAACGTGAACGCCAACTGGCAGATCACCGACCCGGCCCTCAACGACGACTTCTTCAACGATGAGCAGCGCGAGCTCGTCCGCGCCATCTTCGAGGGGATCTACAACCCCGAGTGGCACGAGCGGATCGACCGCCAGCTCGACGAGGACGCCGGCGGCTTCGGCGAGTCGAACTCGATCGCGATCTTCGGCGAGCCGGGCAGCGACCGGTGCGAGTTCGTCATGACCGGCCGCCACATGACCGTCCGCTGCGACGGCAACACGACGCCGCACTTCGCGTTCGGCGGGCCGATCTTCTACGGCCACGACGCCAGCGAGACCCCCGACCACGAGGGCAACGTCTTCTGGCCGCAGGGCCTCGCCGCGAACGAGCTCTACCAGATGCTCGACAACGAACAGCGCGACGCCGCCCTGGTGCGCGACAACATGCCGCGCGAGAACCGCGTGAAGTTCCGCAAGCTCACGCCCTACCAAGGGATCCCGGTCGCCCAGCTGTCGGGCGATCAACAAGAGCACCTGCGGGGCGTGCTCAATAAACTCGTCGAGCCGTACCGCACGTCGGATCAAGAGGAAGCACTCGACTGCCTCGCCGGCCAACGCCACGACGGCCACAGCGGCCTCGATGCATGCCACCTCGCGTATTACGAAGAAGGCGACCTGGGCGGCGATGGCGTCTGGGACAACTGGCGGCTCGAAGGCCCCTCGTTCGTCTGGCACTACCGGGGCAACCCGCACGTCCACGTCTGGGTCAACGTGGCCGACGACCCCACGGCGAAGATCACCACCCACGGGTAATTCGGATAAGTCACCCGGTCGGTATCAGCCCGCCGGGACGCCGAGGCCGATCGTCGTCACGTCGCCCAAGAACTCCGCCGCCGCCGGGTTGCTGAAACCCACCTTCGGCGCGACGAAGGTCGCCGTGTCGTGCGCTCGCACGGTCGGCGAGCCGGGCTCGCCCGTGTCGCAATCGAGGCCGCTCGGCAGATCGACCGCGAGGCGGCGGCCCGGCTCGGCGTTGATCCAATCGATCAAGGTGTCGTAGGGGGGCCGCGGGTCGCCCGTCGCGCCGGTCCCCAACAGCGCGTCGACCAACCAAGCCGTTCCGCCCGCGAAGGCATCGAGCTCCTGGATCACCAGCGCCGGGTTCACGCCCGTGACGTCGAGGATCGGGAGGTGACAGTGGGTGAGCACGTCGAACGCCCAGAGGGCGTCGCCCGCCAGCTCCGAAGGGGGCGCGCCGAGCACAACGCGGCACGCGTGCCCGCGCGCCATGAGGTGCCGGGCGATGACGAAGCCGTCGCCCCCGTTGTTCCCCTTGCCGCAGACGACCACCACCGGGCCCTCGATTCCGACGCGCTCCATGAGATCGACGCACCCGCGGCCCGCGTTCTCCATGAGCACCACGCCCGGCACGCCGAGCCGCTCGATCGCGTCGCGGTCGAAGGCGCGGGCCTCGTCGCGGGTCATCGGCTGAAACGTCATGCCGGCATGCTAGCAGAAGCCGGCCTTGCTGGCGGCGTCGCTTTTCGCGACCCTCCGCCGCCTATGCCACGCGCGCTCGTTTTCCTGCCGCTCTTCGCCCTCGCCGGCTGCCAGTTGGCGCCGAAGGCGCCCCCTGCGCCCAGCGAGCCGGAAGCGATCATCCGCGGACAAGGCCCGCCGGTCTTCGAGACGGCGCCGTGGGGCCCCAGCTACCTGGCGCCGGGCGAACTCAGCTGCGAGACGCCGCCCCCGCTGGGCATGGGCTACGAGGTCATCGCCCCGACGCCCTACGCCGCGCCCGGCGTCCCGCTGGCCACGGCCCCGGTCAATGCGACCCCCGAACCGACAGCCGGCGGGGGCTGGTTCGATGTCCTCCCGCCCGAAGGGGGACCGATCAGCGACGACTTCGGGCTGCCCAAGTCCCCCAAAGTCGAGAACCGGCTCAGCAACCCGCTGTACGTGCGCGCCACCAACCCGGACGCGGCGTGGGAGGCGATCGCCGCCACGGTCGCGCGGTACCAACCGATCCGCAGCGAGCAACGCGTCATGCAGCAGGGCTCGATGCTCACCGAGGGACGCATCGAAACGAAGTGGCGTCCCGGATCGACCATCTTCGAGCCGTGGCGTCGCGACTCGGCGGGTGCGTACGACCGCTGGCAGAGCACGTTGCAAACGATCCGCAGGCGGACCACCGTCCGCGTGATCCCGGCGGCGGGGGGCTACGAACTCGACGTGCGCGTCGACAAGCAGCTCGAAGACCTCAACCGGCCGGAGCGAGCCAGCGCGGGCGCCGCCTCGATCAGGAATGACGCCTCGCTGCCGACCGACCGCGTGACGCCCGTCGACTCGGTCCGTGGCTCGGGCCGCTGGATCGACATCGGCCGCGACGAGGCGCTCGAACAACGCCTCCTCGCCCGCCTCTCTCGGCGGTTCTCGCCCCAGTAAGGGCGGCGACGATCAACCGACGGCCGACTGGCTGTCCGAGGATTGCACGCCGAGCGCGGCGATCGGCTTGCCGGTCGGTCCGGCGAGCGCCTCCTGCGTGGCTCGGGGCAGCTTCAGGGTGAACTGCGTCCCCTTGCCGACCGTGCTCTCGACGCGGATCTTTCCGCCCGCCGATTCGATCATCTCGCGACACGCCGAAAGGCCGAGGCCCGCGCCCCCTTTGCCCGTGGCGTCGGGGCCCGCCTTCGTGCTGAAGCCCCGCTCGAAGATCTTCGGCAGGCTCTCCATCGGGATCCCCTCGCCCGTGTCGCGCACGGAGAGATCGACCGCCTGACGCTGCGGATCGTCCGCCACGCGGATGGTCACCAGGCCCCCCTTGGGCATCGCCTGCCGGGCGTTGGTCAGCAGGTTGAGCAGCACCTGCTGGATCTGGTTGCCGACCACCATCGCCAGGCCCTGCGCCTCGTACCGTCGCTCCACGCCGACGCGGTACTTCTGCAGCTCGCGTTCGAGCAGGACGAGCGTCTCGTCGCAGAGCGAACCGAGGTCGGTCGGCGCGGCCTCCTGCTTCCGATTGCGGGCGAGTCCCAGCACGCTGGAGGTCAGCTTCTCGGCGCGCTGGCCGGCGCCCAGGATCTTCTCGAGCGCGCGGGTGCGGGTCGCGTCGTCGGTGTGGCGGAGGCCGAGCTTGGCGTAGTTGAGGACCGTCGTGAGGACGTTGTTGAACTCGTGCGTCGTGGTGCTGACGAGTTGCCCGAGCGCCGTCATCTGCTGCGCGTCACGCAGCTCCTCACGCAAGCGTTCGATCTCTTGCAGCAGTTGCGTTTCGGTCCGGGGTTCGCTCGAGGTCATGCTAGCACGGTCCCGCCTTTAGAGAGTTGCACCCGCCACACGGCGCCAGCACGCTCCCTCCGCACCGCCCTGTTCGAGAAGGCTTCGCCGAAAAGCGCACACACCGCCACCTAAGAAGAGCCATCGTCGATCCGGCATCGCCACCTACAAGCGCAGCGGGTAGAATCCCCAGCCAAGCGCCCGGACGGAACCGGGCGCGCCAAACTGTGACGCTCAACCCGGCGAGGCAAGGATGCCTAACCCGACGGTTGCGACGACGTTGCCCATGCCGGCCGTCGCCGCTCGTAAGACCCGCCCCCGTGTTTATGACCCGGGCGCTCCCGCGACGCTCCCCTTCCCCGCGTCGCGCCCCGCCGCCGGAACCCGCAAGGTTTCGCACGCTTGCCTGCTCGAGGAGGCGA
It encodes the following:
- the mutM gene encoding Formamidopyrimidine-DNA glycosylase, which translates into the protein MPELPEVETMRRNVAAAAGARVVGVEKLPCPRKPISITPRIDRLRARVVDRTIEAVERVGKRVALRFGTGDRLILEPRMTGLVGAGESPDPLYLRLRIDLADGGIDRVWFWDRRGLGLARLYSECEFAEAFSDEKLGPDGLVVRSEDFRHRLGASRRAVKVALLDQRAVAGIGNIYAAEILHAAEVHPAARCDLLSGKQWERIAETTRSILAEAIRYEGSSLGDGTYRNKLNQDGSYQLHHRVYGREGEPCPRCGAGVQKVVQAQRSTFFCQACQKRR
- the nnr_2 gene encoding Bifunctional NAD(P)H-hydrate repair enzyme Nnr, which encodes MTFQPMTRDEARAFDRDAIERLGVPGVVLMENAGRGCVDLMERVGIEGPVVVVCGKGNNGGDGFVIARHLMARGHACRVVLGAPPSELAGDALWAFDVLTHCHLPILDVTGVNPALVIQELDAFAGGTAWLVDALLGTGATGDPRPPYDTLIDWINAEPGRRLAVDLPSGLDCDTGEPGSPTVRAHDTATFVAPKVGFSNPAAAEFLGDVTTIGLGVPAG
- the virA_2 gene encoding Wide host range VirA protein, which codes for MTSSEPRTETQLLQEIERLREELRDAQQMTALGQLVSTTTHEFNNVLTTVLNYAKLGLRHTDDATRTRALEKILGAGQRAEKLTSSVLGLARNRKQEAAPTDLGSLCDETLVLLERELQKYRVGVERRYEAQGLAMVVGNQIQQVLLNLLTNARQAMPKGGLVTIRVADDPQRQAVDLSVRDTGEGIPMESLPKIFERGFSTKAGPDATGKGGAGLGLSACREMIESAGGKIRVESTVGKGTQFTLKLPRATQEALAGPTGKPIAALGVQSSDSQSAVG